Proteins encoded in a region of the Bubalus bubalis isolate 160015118507 breed Murrah chromosome 9, NDDB_SH_1, whole genome shotgun sequence genome:
- the MIER2 gene encoding mesoderm induction early response protein 2 isoform X4, which translates to MAEASSLERQSPGAASCLPHSLCPGEPNLQTTAVVSMGSADHQFHLAEILSQNYGVREEHEGAARGPEKPEEELEKDFVSQSSDMPLDELLALYGYETSDPISERESEGSDTAAHLPDMTLDKDQIAKDLLSGEEEEETQSSADDLTPSVTSHEASDLFPSQSGSCFLADADKEPGSSSSSDAEEDPLPANKCKKEIMVGPQFQADLSNLHSNRHGEKIYENEDQLLWDPNILPEREVEEFLYRAVKRRWHEMAGSHLPEGEAVKDSEQALYELVKCNFNAEEALRRLRFNVKVIRDGLCAWSEEERRNFEHGFRVHGKNFHLIQANKVRTRSVGECVEYYYLWKKSERYDYFSQQTRLGRRKYGPSGNTCVPGAHGCWEGTGPEAAPALTPSPRRDADQDLEGSDPDGPGRPRSSPPLPLPAAAHGPSPEHDRLAQMHVEPLSMGSSMSRSLGEPGEALDVPPSSEPGPRLLPPLDEPSALPLPRRPPALAEPAFFPPATAAPEPSASPRLAVDLTLPEELPLVSSHEDTDGEPEETVGPPQVALSVAEFGLIGIGDVNPFLASHPACPASGLHSEPLSHCNVMTC; encoded by the exons GCCTCCTCACTGGAGAGGCAGAGCCCTGGTGCGGCCTCCTGCCTGCCTCACAGTCTGTGCCCTGGGGAGCCCAACTTGCAGACCACAGCAG TGGTGTCCATGGGCTCTGCGGACCATCAGTTCCACTTGGCGGAGATCCTGTCGCAGAACTACGGTGTCCGGGAGGAGCACGAGGGTGCAGCACGGGGCCCAGAGAAGccggaggaggagctggagaaggacTTCGTCTCCCAG AGCAGCGACATGCCCCTTGACGAGCTATTGGCCTTGTACGGCTACGAGACCTCGGACCCCATCTCGGAGCGGGAGAGCGAGGGCAGCGATACCGCAGCCCACCTGCCCGACATGACCCTAGACAAG GACCAAATAGCGAAGGATTTGCTTtcaggggaagaagaggaagaaacacagtCCTCAGCCGATGATCTCACCCCATCTGTGACCTCTCACGAGGCCTCCGACCTTTTCCCTAGTCAGAGTGGAT CCTGCTTCCTGGCTGATGCAGACAAGGAGCCTGGCTCCTCCAGCTCATCAGACGCTGAGGAGGACCCGCTTCCTGCCAACAAGTGTAAGAAG GAAATCATGGTTGGGCCTCAGTTCCAAGCTGACCTCAGCAACCTGCACTCGAACAGGCATGGTGAGAAGA TCTACGAGAACGAAGACCAGCTGCTCTGGGACCCCAACATCCTTCCCGAGAGGGAAGTGGAGGAGTTCCTGTACCGGGCGGTGAAGCGGAGGTGGCATGAGATGGCCGGGTCTCATCTTCCGGAGGGAGAGGCCGTGAAAGACAGTGAGCAG GCCCTGTACGAGCTGGTGAAGTGCAATTTCAATGCGGAGGAGGCCCTGCGGAGGCTGCGGTTCAACGTGAAGGTGATCCGAG ACGGGTTGTGCGCCTGGAGTGAGGAGGAGCGTCGCAACTTCGAGCATGGCTTCCGCGTGCATGGCAAGAACTTCCACCTGATCCAGGCCAACAAG GTGCGCACGCGGTCAGTGGGCGAGTGTGTGGAGTACTATTACCTGTGGAAGAAGTCCGAGCGCTACGACTACTTCTCTCAGCAGACACGGCTAGGCCGCCGGAAGTACGGCCCGTCAGGAAACACGTGTGTGCCAGGTGCCCATGGATGCTGGGAGGGCACTGGGCCTGAGGCAGCCCCAGCCCTCACCCCTTCTCCCCGTAGGGATGCCGACCAGGACCTGGAGGGCAGTGACCCTGATGGCCCTGGCCGCCCCCGCTCATCGCCACCCCTGCCCTTGCCTGCCGCTGCCCACGGCCCGAGCCCTGAGCATGACCGCTTGGCCCAGATGCACGTGG AGCCCCTGAGCATGGGCAGCAGCATGTCCCGGAGTCTTGGCGAGCCTGGGGAGGCCCTTGACGTACCCCCATCCTCGGAGCCAGGGCCTCGTTTGTTGCCGCCACTGGACGAGCCCTCAGCGCTGCCGTTGCCTCGGCGGCCCCCAGCCCTGGCTGAGCCGGCCTTCTTCCCGCCCGCCACGGCCGCTCCAGAGCCCAGTGCCAGCCCAAGGCTGGCTGTGGACTTGACCCTGCCTGAGGAGCTGCCGCTCGTCTCCAGCCACGAGGACACAGATGGAGAGCCTGAGGAGACCGTGGGCCCTCCGCAAGTGGCCTTGTCGGTGGCCGAGTTTGGACTCATCGGCATCGGGGACGTGAACCCCTTCCTGGCCTCCCACCCTGCATGCCCAGCCTCTGGGCTGCACTCGGAGCCCCTGTCACA CTGTAATGTGATGACCTGTTGA
- the MIER2 gene encoding mesoderm induction early response protein 2 isoform X7 — protein MGSADHQFHLAEILSQNYGVREEHEGAARGPEKPEEELEKDFVSQSSDMPLDELLALYGYETSDPISERESEGSDTAAHLPDMTLDKDQIAKDLLSGEEEEETQSSADDLTPSVTSHEASDLFPSQSGSCFLADADKEPGSSSSSDAEEDPLPANKCKKEIMVGPQFQADLSNLHSNRHGEKIYENEDQLLWDPNILPEREVEEFLYRAVKRRWHEMAGSHLPEGEAVKDSEQALYELVKCNFNAEEALRRLRFNVKVIRDGLCAWSEEERRNFEHGFRVHGKNFHLIQANKVRTRSVGECVEYYYLWKKSERYDYFSQQTRLGRRKYGPSGNTCVPGAHGCWEGTGPEAAPALTPSPRRDADQDLEGSDPDGPGRPRSSPPLPLPAAAHGPSPEHDRLAQMHVEPLSMGSSMSRSLGEPGEALDVPPSSEPGPRLLPPLDEPSALPLPRRPPALAEPAFFPPATAAPEPSASPRLAVDLTLPEELPLVSSHEDTDGEPEETVGPPQVALSVAEFGLIGIGDVNPFLASHPACPASGLHSEPLSHCNVMTC, from the exons ATGGGCTCTGCGGACCATCAGTTCCACTTGGCGGAGATCCTGTCGCAGAACTACGGTGTCCGGGAGGAGCACGAGGGTGCAGCACGGGGCCCAGAGAAGccggaggaggagctggagaaggacTTCGTCTCCCAG AGCAGCGACATGCCCCTTGACGAGCTATTGGCCTTGTACGGCTACGAGACCTCGGACCCCATCTCGGAGCGGGAGAGCGAGGGCAGCGATACCGCAGCCCACCTGCCCGACATGACCCTAGACAAG GACCAAATAGCGAAGGATTTGCTTtcaggggaagaagaggaagaaacacagtCCTCAGCCGATGATCTCACCCCATCTGTGACCTCTCACGAGGCCTCCGACCTTTTCCCTAGTCAGAGTGGAT CCTGCTTCCTGGCTGATGCAGACAAGGAGCCTGGCTCCTCCAGCTCATCAGACGCTGAGGAGGACCCGCTTCCTGCCAACAAGTGTAAGAAG GAAATCATGGTTGGGCCTCAGTTCCAAGCTGACCTCAGCAACCTGCACTCGAACAGGCATGGTGAGAAGA TCTACGAGAACGAAGACCAGCTGCTCTGGGACCCCAACATCCTTCCCGAGAGGGAAGTGGAGGAGTTCCTGTACCGGGCGGTGAAGCGGAGGTGGCATGAGATGGCCGGGTCTCATCTTCCGGAGGGAGAGGCCGTGAAAGACAGTGAGCAG GCCCTGTACGAGCTGGTGAAGTGCAATTTCAATGCGGAGGAGGCCCTGCGGAGGCTGCGGTTCAACGTGAAGGTGATCCGAG ACGGGTTGTGCGCCTGGAGTGAGGAGGAGCGTCGCAACTTCGAGCATGGCTTCCGCGTGCATGGCAAGAACTTCCACCTGATCCAGGCCAACAAG GTGCGCACGCGGTCAGTGGGCGAGTGTGTGGAGTACTATTACCTGTGGAAGAAGTCCGAGCGCTACGACTACTTCTCTCAGCAGACACGGCTAGGCCGCCGGAAGTACGGCCCGTCAGGAAACACGTGTGTGCCAGGTGCCCATGGATGCTGGGAGGGCACTGGGCCTGAGGCAGCCCCAGCCCTCACCCCTTCTCCCCGTAGGGATGCCGACCAGGACCTGGAGGGCAGTGACCCTGATGGCCCTGGCCGCCCCCGCTCATCGCCACCCCTGCCCTTGCCTGCCGCTGCCCACGGCCCGAGCCCTGAGCATGACCGCTTGGCCCAGATGCACGTGG AGCCCCTGAGCATGGGCAGCAGCATGTCCCGGAGTCTTGGCGAGCCTGGGGAGGCCCTTGACGTACCCCCATCCTCGGAGCCAGGGCCTCGTTTGTTGCCGCCACTGGACGAGCCCTCAGCGCTGCCGTTGCCTCGGCGGCCCCCAGCCCTGGCTGAGCCGGCCTTCTTCCCGCCCGCCACGGCCGCTCCAGAGCCCAGTGCCAGCCCAAGGCTGGCTGTGGACTTGACCCTGCCTGAGGAGCTGCCGCTCGTCTCCAGCCACGAGGACACAGATGGAGAGCCTGAGGAGACCGTGGGCCCTCCGCAAGTGGCCTTGTCGGTGGCCGAGTTTGGACTCATCGGCATCGGGGACGTGAACCCCTTCCTGGCCTCCCACCCTGCATGCCCAGCCTCTGGGCTGCACTCGGAGCCCCTGTCACA CTGTAATGTGATGACCTGTTGA
- the MIER2 gene encoding mesoderm induction early response protein 2 isoform X2 produces MGSADHQFHLAEILSQNYGVREEHEGAARGPEKPEEELEKDFVSQSSDMPLDELLALYGYETSDPISERESEGSDTAAHLPDMTLDKDQIAKDLLSGEEEEETQSSADDLTPSVTSHEASDLFPSQSGSCFLADADKEPGSSSSSDAEEDPLPANKCKKEIMVGPQFQADLSNLHSNRHGEKIYENEDQLLWDPNILPEREVEEFLYRAVKRRWHEMAGSHLPEGEAVKDSEQALYELVKCNFNAEEALRRLRFNVKVIRDGLCAWSEEERRNFEHGFRVHGKNFHLIQANKVRTRSVGECVEYYYLWKKSERYDYFSQQTRLGRRKYGPSGNTCVPGAHGCWEGTGPEAAPALTPSPRRDADQDLEGSDPDGPGRPRSSPPLPLPAAAHGPSPEHDRLAQMHVEPLSMGSSMSRSLGEPGEALDVPPSSEPGPRLLPPLDEPSALPLPRRPPALAEPAFFPPATAAPEPSASPRLAVDLTLPEELPLVSSHEDTDGEPEETVGPPQVALSVAEFGLIGIGDVNPFLASHPACPASGLHSEPLSQ; encoded by the exons ATGGGCTCTGCGGACCATCAGTTCCACTTGGCGGAGATCCTGTCGCAGAACTACGGTGTCCGGGAGGAGCACGAGGGTGCAGCACGGGGCCCAGAGAAGccggaggaggagctggagaaggacTTCGTCTCCCAG AGCAGCGACATGCCCCTTGACGAGCTATTGGCCTTGTACGGCTACGAGACCTCGGACCCCATCTCGGAGCGGGAGAGCGAGGGCAGCGATACCGCAGCCCACCTGCCCGACATGACCCTAGACAAG GACCAAATAGCGAAGGATTTGCTTtcaggggaagaagaggaagaaacacagtCCTCAGCCGATGATCTCACCCCATCTGTGACCTCTCACGAGGCCTCCGACCTTTTCCCTAGTCAGAGTGGAT CCTGCTTCCTGGCTGATGCAGACAAGGAGCCTGGCTCCTCCAGCTCATCAGACGCTGAGGAGGACCCGCTTCCTGCCAACAAGTGTAAGAAG GAAATCATGGTTGGGCCTCAGTTCCAAGCTGACCTCAGCAACCTGCACTCGAACAGGCATGGTGAGAAGA TCTACGAGAACGAAGACCAGCTGCTCTGGGACCCCAACATCCTTCCCGAGAGGGAAGTGGAGGAGTTCCTGTACCGGGCGGTGAAGCGGAGGTGGCATGAGATGGCCGGGTCTCATCTTCCGGAGGGAGAGGCCGTGAAAGACAGTGAGCAG GCCCTGTACGAGCTGGTGAAGTGCAATTTCAATGCGGAGGAGGCCCTGCGGAGGCTGCGGTTCAACGTGAAGGTGATCCGAG ACGGGTTGTGCGCCTGGAGTGAGGAGGAGCGTCGCAACTTCGAGCATGGCTTCCGCGTGCATGGCAAGAACTTCCACCTGATCCAGGCCAACAAG GTGCGCACGCGGTCAGTGGGCGAGTGTGTGGAGTACTATTACCTGTGGAAGAAGTCCGAGCGCTACGACTACTTCTCTCAGCAGACACGGCTAGGCCGCCGGAAGTACGGCCCGTCAGGAAACACGTGTGTGCCAGGTGCCCATGGATGCTGGGAGGGCACTGGGCCTGAGGCAGCCCCAGCCCTCACCCCTTCTCCCCGTAGGGATGCCGACCAGGACCTGGAGGGCAGTGACCCTGATGGCCCTGGCCGCCCCCGCTCATCGCCACCCCTGCCCTTGCCTGCCGCTGCCCACGGCCCGAGCCCTGAGCATGACCGCTTGGCCCAGATGCACGTGG AGCCCCTGAGCATGGGCAGCAGCATGTCCCGGAGTCTTGGCGAGCCTGGGGAGGCCCTTGACGTACCCCCATCCTCGGAGCCAGGGCCTCGTTTGTTGCCGCCACTGGACGAGCCCTCAGCGCTGCCGTTGCCTCGGCGGCCCCCAGCCCTGGCTGAGCCGGCCTTCTTCCCGCCCGCCACGGCCGCTCCAGAGCCCAGTGCCAGCCCAAGGCTGGCTGTGGACTTGACCCTGCCTGAGGAGCTGCCGCTCGTCTCCAGCCACGAGGACACAGATGGAGAGCCTGAGGAGACCGTGGGCCCTCCGCAAGTGGCCTTGTCGGTGGCCGAGTTTGGACTCATCGGCATCGGGGACGTGAACCCCTTCCTGGCCTCCCACCCTGCATGCCCAGCCTCTGGGCTGCACTCGGAGCCCCTGTCACA GTAA
- the MIER2 gene encoding mesoderm induction early response protein 2 isoform X5 has product MGSADHQFHLAEILSQNYGVREEHEGAARGPEKPEEELEKDFVSQSSDMPLDELLALYGYETSDPISERESEGSDTAAHLPDMTLDKDQIAKDLLSGEEEEETQSSADDLTPSVTSHEASDLFPSQSGSCFLADADKEPGSSSSSDAEEDPLPANKCKKEIMVGPQFQADLSNLHSNRHGEKIYENEDQLLWDPNILPEREVEEFLYRAVKRRWHEMAGSHLPEGEAVKDSEQALYELVKCNFNAEEALRRLRFNVKVIRDGLCAWSEEERRNFEHGFRVHGKNFHLIQANKVRTRSVGECVEYYYLWKKSERYDYFSQQTRLGRRKYGPSGNTDADQDLEGSDPDGPGRPRSSPPLPLPAAAHGPSPEHDRLAQMHVEPLSMGSSMSRSLGEPGEALDVPPSSEPGPRLLPPLDEPSALPLPRRPPALAEPAFFPPATAAPEPSASPRLAVDLTLPEELPLVSSHEDTDGEPEETVGPPQVALSVAEFGLIGIGDVNPFLASHPACPASGLHSEPLSHCNVMTC; this is encoded by the exons ATGGGCTCTGCGGACCATCAGTTCCACTTGGCGGAGATCCTGTCGCAGAACTACGGTGTCCGGGAGGAGCACGAGGGTGCAGCACGGGGCCCAGAGAAGccggaggaggagctggagaaggacTTCGTCTCCCAG AGCAGCGACATGCCCCTTGACGAGCTATTGGCCTTGTACGGCTACGAGACCTCGGACCCCATCTCGGAGCGGGAGAGCGAGGGCAGCGATACCGCAGCCCACCTGCCCGACATGACCCTAGACAAG GACCAAATAGCGAAGGATTTGCTTtcaggggaagaagaggaagaaacacagtCCTCAGCCGATGATCTCACCCCATCTGTGACCTCTCACGAGGCCTCCGACCTTTTCCCTAGTCAGAGTGGAT CCTGCTTCCTGGCTGATGCAGACAAGGAGCCTGGCTCCTCCAGCTCATCAGACGCTGAGGAGGACCCGCTTCCTGCCAACAAGTGTAAGAAG GAAATCATGGTTGGGCCTCAGTTCCAAGCTGACCTCAGCAACCTGCACTCGAACAGGCATGGTGAGAAGA TCTACGAGAACGAAGACCAGCTGCTCTGGGACCCCAACATCCTTCCCGAGAGGGAAGTGGAGGAGTTCCTGTACCGGGCGGTGAAGCGGAGGTGGCATGAGATGGCCGGGTCTCATCTTCCGGAGGGAGAGGCCGTGAAAGACAGTGAGCAG GCCCTGTACGAGCTGGTGAAGTGCAATTTCAATGCGGAGGAGGCCCTGCGGAGGCTGCGGTTCAACGTGAAGGTGATCCGAG ACGGGTTGTGCGCCTGGAGTGAGGAGGAGCGTCGCAACTTCGAGCATGGCTTCCGCGTGCATGGCAAGAACTTCCACCTGATCCAGGCCAACAAG GTGCGCACGCGGTCAGTGGGCGAGTGTGTGGAGTACTATTACCTGTGGAAGAAGTCCGAGCGCTACGACTACTTCTCTCAGCAGACACGGCTAGGCCGCCGGAAGTACGGCCCGTCAGGAAACAC GGATGCCGACCAGGACCTGGAGGGCAGTGACCCTGATGGCCCTGGCCGCCCCCGCTCATCGCCACCCCTGCCCTTGCCTGCCGCTGCCCACGGCCCGAGCCCTGAGCATGACCGCTTGGCCCAGATGCACGTGG AGCCCCTGAGCATGGGCAGCAGCATGTCCCGGAGTCTTGGCGAGCCTGGGGAGGCCCTTGACGTACCCCCATCCTCGGAGCCAGGGCCTCGTTTGTTGCCGCCACTGGACGAGCCCTCAGCGCTGCCGTTGCCTCGGCGGCCCCCAGCCCTGGCTGAGCCGGCCTTCTTCCCGCCCGCCACGGCCGCTCCAGAGCCCAGTGCCAGCCCAAGGCTGGCTGTGGACTTGACCCTGCCTGAGGAGCTGCCGCTCGTCTCCAGCCACGAGGACACAGATGGAGAGCCTGAGGAGACCGTGGGCCCTCCGCAAGTGGCCTTGTCGGTGGCCGAGTTTGGACTCATCGGCATCGGGGACGTGAACCCCTTCCTGGCCTCCCACCCTGCATGCCCAGCCTCTGGGCTGCACTCGGAGCCCCTGTCACA CTGTAATGTGATGACCTGTTGA
- the MIER2 gene encoding mesoderm induction early response protein 2 isoform X6, with amino-acid sequence MGSADHQFHLAEILSQNYGVREEHEGAARGPEKPEEELEKDFVSQSSDMPLDELLALYGYETSDPISERESEGSDTAAHLPDMTLDKDQIAKDLLSGEEEEETQSSADDLTPSVTSHEASDLFPSQSGSCFLADADKEPGSSSSSDAEEDPLPANKCKKEIMVGPQFQADLSNLHSNRHGEKIYENEDQLLWDPNILPEREVEEFLYRAVKRRWHEMAGSHLPEGEAVKDSEQALYELVKCNFNAEEALRRLRFNVKVIRDGLCAWSEEERRNFEHGFRVHGKNFHLIQANKVRTRSVGECVEYYYLWKKSERYDYFSQQTRLGRRKDADQDLEGSDPDGPGRPRSSPPLPLPAAAHGPSPEHDRLAQMHVEPLSMGSSMSRSLGEPGEALDVPPSSEPGPRLLPPLDEPSALPLPRRPPALAEPAFFPPATAAPEPSASPRLAVDLTLPEELPLVSSHEDTDGEPEETVGPPQVALSVAEFGLIGIGDVNPFLASHPACPASGLHSEPLSHCNVMTC; translated from the exons ATGGGCTCTGCGGACCATCAGTTCCACTTGGCGGAGATCCTGTCGCAGAACTACGGTGTCCGGGAGGAGCACGAGGGTGCAGCACGGGGCCCAGAGAAGccggaggaggagctggagaaggacTTCGTCTCCCAG AGCAGCGACATGCCCCTTGACGAGCTATTGGCCTTGTACGGCTACGAGACCTCGGACCCCATCTCGGAGCGGGAGAGCGAGGGCAGCGATACCGCAGCCCACCTGCCCGACATGACCCTAGACAAG GACCAAATAGCGAAGGATTTGCTTtcaggggaagaagaggaagaaacacagtCCTCAGCCGATGATCTCACCCCATCTGTGACCTCTCACGAGGCCTCCGACCTTTTCCCTAGTCAGAGTGGAT CCTGCTTCCTGGCTGATGCAGACAAGGAGCCTGGCTCCTCCAGCTCATCAGACGCTGAGGAGGACCCGCTTCCTGCCAACAAGTGTAAGAAG GAAATCATGGTTGGGCCTCAGTTCCAAGCTGACCTCAGCAACCTGCACTCGAACAGGCATGGTGAGAAGA TCTACGAGAACGAAGACCAGCTGCTCTGGGACCCCAACATCCTTCCCGAGAGGGAAGTGGAGGAGTTCCTGTACCGGGCGGTGAAGCGGAGGTGGCATGAGATGGCCGGGTCTCATCTTCCGGAGGGAGAGGCCGTGAAAGACAGTGAGCAG GCCCTGTACGAGCTGGTGAAGTGCAATTTCAATGCGGAGGAGGCCCTGCGGAGGCTGCGGTTCAACGTGAAGGTGATCCGAG ACGGGTTGTGCGCCTGGAGTGAGGAGGAGCGTCGCAACTTCGAGCATGGCTTCCGCGTGCATGGCAAGAACTTCCACCTGATCCAGGCCAACAAG GTGCGCACGCGGTCAGTGGGCGAGTGTGTGGAGTACTATTACCTGTGGAAGAAGTCCGAGCGCTACGACTACTTCTCTCAGCAGACACGGCTAGGCCGCCGGAA GGATGCCGACCAGGACCTGGAGGGCAGTGACCCTGATGGCCCTGGCCGCCCCCGCTCATCGCCACCCCTGCCCTTGCCTGCCGCTGCCCACGGCCCGAGCCCTGAGCATGACCGCTTGGCCCAGATGCACGTGG AGCCCCTGAGCATGGGCAGCAGCATGTCCCGGAGTCTTGGCGAGCCTGGGGAGGCCCTTGACGTACCCCCATCCTCGGAGCCAGGGCCTCGTTTGTTGCCGCCACTGGACGAGCCCTCAGCGCTGCCGTTGCCTCGGCGGCCCCCAGCCCTGGCTGAGCCGGCCTTCTTCCCGCCCGCCACGGCCGCTCCAGAGCCCAGTGCCAGCCCAAGGCTGGCTGTGGACTTGACCCTGCCTGAGGAGCTGCCGCTCGTCTCCAGCCACGAGGACACAGATGGAGAGCCTGAGGAGACCGTGGGCCCTCCGCAAGTGGCCTTGTCGGTGGCCGAGTTTGGACTCATCGGCATCGGGGACGTGAACCCCTTCCTGGCCTCCCACCCTGCATGCCCAGCCTCTGGGCTGCACTCGGAGCCCCTGTCACA CTGTAATGTGATGACCTGTTGA
- the MIER2 gene encoding mesoderm induction early response protein 2 isoform X3: protein MGSADHQFHLAEILSQNYGVREEHEGAARGPEKPEEELEKDFVSQSSDMPLDELLALYGYETSDPISERESEGSDTAAHLPDMTLDKDQIAKDLLSGEEEEETQSSADDLTPSVTSHEASDLFPSQSGYKEPGSSSSSDAEEDPLPANKCKKEIMVGPQFQADLSNLHSNRHGEKIYENEDQLLWDPNILPEREVEEFLYRAVKRRWHEMAGSHLPEGEAVKDSEQALYELVKCNFNAEEALRRLRFNVKVIRDGLCAWSEEERRNFEHGFRVHGKNFHLIQANKVRTRSVGECVEYYYLWKKSERYDYFSQQTRLGRRKYGPSGNTCVPGAHGCWEGTGPEAAPALTPSPRRDADQDLEGSDPDGPGRPRSSPPLPLPAAAHGPSPEHDRLAQMHVEPLSMGSSMSRSLGEPGEALDVPPSSEPGPRLLPPLDEPSALPLPRRPPALAEPAFFPPATAAPEPSASPRLAVDLTLPEELPLVSSHEDTDGEPEETVGPPQVALSVAEFGLIGIGDVNPFLASHPACPASGLHSEPLSHCNVMTC, encoded by the exons ATGGGCTCTGCGGACCATCAGTTCCACTTGGCGGAGATCCTGTCGCAGAACTACGGTGTCCGGGAGGAGCACGAGGGTGCAGCACGGGGCCCAGAGAAGccggaggaggagctggagaaggacTTCGTCTCCCAG AGCAGCGACATGCCCCTTGACGAGCTATTGGCCTTGTACGGCTACGAGACCTCGGACCCCATCTCGGAGCGGGAGAGCGAGGGCAGCGATACCGCAGCCCACCTGCCCGACATGACCCTAGACAAG GACCAAATAGCGAAGGATTTGCTTtcaggggaagaagaggaagaaacacagtCCTCAGCCGATGATCTCACCCCATCTGTGACCTCTCACGAGGCCTCCGACCTTTTCCCTAGTCAGAGTGGAT ACAAGGAGCCTGGCTCCTCCAGCTCATCAGACGCTGAGGAGGACCCGCTTCCTGCCAACAAGTGTAAGAAG GAAATCATGGTTGGGCCTCAGTTCCAAGCTGACCTCAGCAACCTGCACTCGAACAGGCATGGTGAGAAGA TCTACGAGAACGAAGACCAGCTGCTCTGGGACCCCAACATCCTTCCCGAGAGGGAAGTGGAGGAGTTCCTGTACCGGGCGGTGAAGCGGAGGTGGCATGAGATGGCCGGGTCTCATCTTCCGGAGGGAGAGGCCGTGAAAGACAGTGAGCAG GCCCTGTACGAGCTGGTGAAGTGCAATTTCAATGCGGAGGAGGCCCTGCGGAGGCTGCGGTTCAACGTGAAGGTGATCCGAG ACGGGTTGTGCGCCTGGAGTGAGGAGGAGCGTCGCAACTTCGAGCATGGCTTCCGCGTGCATGGCAAGAACTTCCACCTGATCCAGGCCAACAAG GTGCGCACGCGGTCAGTGGGCGAGTGTGTGGAGTACTATTACCTGTGGAAGAAGTCCGAGCGCTACGACTACTTCTCTCAGCAGACACGGCTAGGCCGCCGGAAGTACGGCCCGTCAGGAAACACGTGTGTGCCAGGTGCCCATGGATGCTGGGAGGGCACTGGGCCTGAGGCAGCCCCAGCCCTCACCCCTTCTCCCCGTAGGGATGCCGACCAGGACCTGGAGGGCAGTGACCCTGATGGCCCTGGCCGCCCCCGCTCATCGCCACCCCTGCCCTTGCCTGCCGCTGCCCACGGCCCGAGCCCTGAGCATGACCGCTTGGCCCAGATGCACGTGG AGCCCCTGAGCATGGGCAGCAGCATGTCCCGGAGTCTTGGCGAGCCTGGGGAGGCCCTTGACGTACCCCCATCCTCGGAGCCAGGGCCTCGTTTGTTGCCGCCACTGGACGAGCCCTCAGCGCTGCCGTTGCCTCGGCGGCCCCCAGCCCTGGCTGAGCCGGCCTTCTTCCCGCCCGCCACGGCCGCTCCAGAGCCCAGTGCCAGCCCAAGGCTGGCTGTGGACTTGACCCTGCCTGAGGAGCTGCCGCTCGTCTCCAGCCACGAGGACACAGATGGAGAGCCTGAGGAGACCGTGGGCCCTCCGCAAGTGGCCTTGTCGGTGGCCGAGTTTGGACTCATCGGCATCGGGGACGTGAACCCCTTCCTGGCCTCCCACCCTGCATGCCCAGCCTCTGGGCTGCACTCGGAGCCCCTGTCACA CTGTAATGTGATGACCTGTTGA